The window AAGTGAGGCTAGATGCGGATTCATTACTTGGCAATCAATTAATTGACCTTGGTTTGACGCCAAGTGCTCGCATAGATACCACAATGCGATTTTCGACGCGTTGTCTTTTAGGCTAAACATCGACTCACCACAAAAAAGTTGGCCGACGTTAATGCCGTACAAGCCGCCAATTAACTGCTCATCGTGCCATACTTCTACTGAGTGGCAGTGTCCGCGTCTTGCAAGCTCTATGTATGATGTCTGCATCTCTTCATTGAGCCAAGTTTCTTCTGCTGAGCGAGTTGAAGAGCATAATTGAATTACGCGTTCGGTTGCATTGTTTAGCGTTACTTTATACTGTTGTTTACGTTGAAACTTTTTCAAGCTTTTGGAAGGCTTAAATGCCAAAGGGTCAAAAACGGCTCGTGGAGATGGGCTCCACCAAAGAATCGGCTCTCCCGGCCCATACCAAGGAAAAATGCCCTGACGATAGCCGTTTAGAATGCGATCAGGGTTAAGATCGCCGCCAAAAGCCAGTAAGCCATTTGGGTCATTCAATGCGTCGTATGGCGACGGAAAAGAATGTGAATCACCAAGTTCAGTTAAATAGATAGCCATAAAGAAAACTTTACCAACATCAGAGCCTATAGGAGCTTATTATGAGCGGAGTAACACTTAACATAAAACGATGGGCATGGATCATACTGTTTTTGCCATTTTTCGCCAATGCAGCCTATGAAAGAAATGTAGCAAAGCCAGTTAACCAAGTGGTGTATGGCAGAGTCGATTCGGTGCGATACATTACACAGCAAGAGGTGAAGCAATCTCAAAGCAACGGGTGGGAAACCTTACTAGGGGCAACGATCGGTGGTTTAGTCGGCAATCAATTTGGTGGTGGCACGGGTAAAGAAGTGGCGACGGCTGTTGGTGCATTAGCTGGTGCGGCGGTGGTGAGAAATCGCAGCAATTATGAATACACGGTTGAATACAAACTCGTTGAACTATTGATCAAGGTTGATGGCAACAAACTGATCAACGTCATTCAAGATGTTGATAACAGAATGTTGTTTAATCGAGGTGATGAGGTGCGCATCCTGTATTTTGATGATGGTGTAAGGGTTGATATCGCTTATTAAGCCAACGTTTGCACTGCAAAACCTAAGCTGACTAATTATTCAAAAATTAGCATGGATTTACTCTGGTTTTGTGGTGGTTTTTTCGTTAGTCTGATTTCACGAAGAATTGTTTAGCTCTCAAAAACCTTGAAGTGAGGGCACAAAGGATTATCAACTTTTAATGGAAAGCCTAACGTTACAACCTATCAATAAAATTCAAGGGGAAGTGAACCTTCCTGGATCAAAAAGCGTTTCCAATCGAGCGTTACTGCTTGCTGCACTAGCAAAAGGTACGACTCGTTTGACCAACCTTCTCGACAGTGATGATATTCGCCACATGTTGAACGCTCTGACTAAACTCGGTGTTCAGTACCAATTATCTGAGGACAAAACGGAATGTGTCGTAGAAGGTCTTGGTCGCCCATTTTCTGTCTCTGAACCTGTAGAGCTCTTTTTGGGTAATGCAGGTACAGCAATGCGTCCACTTGCTGCAGCCCTATGCTTAGGCGAAGGTGAATACGTTCTGACTGGCGAACCTAGAATGAAGGAACGCCCAATTGGTCACTTAGTCACGGCCCTAAAAGCGGCTGGCGCGGACGTAACGTATCTGCAAAATGAAAACTACCCACCACTAAAAATCGTAGGTACTGGACTTAAGTCGGGCTCTGTATCGATTGATGGTTCGATTTCTAGCCAATTCCTGACGGCATTTTTGATGTCAGCGCCGTTGGCAGAAGGTGACATTCGCATCAACATCGAAGGTGAACTGGTTTCAAAACCATACATTGATATCACGCTGCACATCATGAAACAGTTTGGTGTGGATGTGATCAACAACGATTACCAAGAATTTGTGATTCCTGCGGGTCAACAGTATGTCGCTCCGGGTGACTTCTTGGTTGAAGGTGATGCATCATCTGCTTCTTACTTCTTGGCGGCAGCAGCCATCAAAGGTGGTGAAGTGAAAGTCACTGGTATTGGTAAAAACAGTATCCAAGGCGATATCCAATTCGCTGATGCGCTTGAAAAAATGGGTGCAGAGATCGAATGGGGTGATGATTACGTTATCTCTCGTGTCGGCCAACTGAAAGGCATCGATATGGACTACAACCATATTCCAGATGCGGCGATGACCATTGCGACAACAGCACTGTTTGCCGAAGGCACAACGGCGATTCGCAACGTGTACAACTGGCGTGTAAAAGAGACTGACCGTCTATCCGCTATGGCGACTGAGCTACGCAAAGTTGGCGCAGAGGTGGAAGAGGGCGAAGATTACATCATTGTGAAGCCTGTACCACAGCTTACGCACGCTGCGATTGATACCTACGACGATCACCGAATGG is drawn from Vibrio campbellii CAIM 519 = NBRC 15631 = ATCC 25920 and contains these coding sequences:
- the aat gene encoding leucyl/phenylalanyl-tRNA--protein transferase; this translates as MAIYLTELGDSHSFPSPYDALNDPNGLLAFGGDLNPDRILNGYRQGIFPWYGPGEPILWWSPSPRAVFDPLAFKPSKSLKKFQRKQQYKVTLNNATERVIQLCSSTRSAEETWLNEEMQTSYIELARRGHCHSVEVWHDEQLIGGLYGINVGQLFCGESMFSLKDNASKIALWYLCEHLASNQGQLIDCQVMNPHLASLGAFELERDDFVQKLLSLRDRNINLGTFEPQVLQGAVS
- a CDS encoding glycine zipper 2TM domain-containing protein, which encodes MSGVTLNIKRWAWIILFLPFFANAAYERNVAKPVNQVVYGRVDSVRYITQQEVKQSQSNGWETLLGATIGGLVGNQFGGGTGKEVATAVGALAGAAVVRNRSNYEYTVEYKLVELLIKVDGNKLINVIQDVDNRMLFNRGDEVRILYFDDGVRVDIAY
- the aroA gene encoding 3-phosphoshikimate 1-carboxyvinyltransferase, with the translated sequence MESLTLQPINKIQGEVNLPGSKSVSNRALLLAALAKGTTRLTNLLDSDDIRHMLNALTKLGVQYQLSEDKTECVVEGLGRPFSVSEPVELFLGNAGTAMRPLAAALCLGEGEYVLTGEPRMKERPIGHLVTALKAAGADVTYLQNENYPPLKIVGTGLKSGSVSIDGSISSQFLTAFLMSAPLAEGDIRINIEGELVSKPYIDITLHIMKQFGVDVINNDYQEFVIPAGQQYVAPGDFLVEGDASSASYFLAAAAIKGGEVKVTGIGKNSIQGDIQFADALEKMGAEIEWGDDYVISRVGQLKGIDMDYNHIPDAAMTIATTALFAEGTTAIRNVYNWRVKETDRLSAMATELRKVGAEVEEGEDYIIVKPVPQLTHAAIDTYDDHRMAMCFSLVALSDTPVTINDPKCTSKTFPDYFDKLKALSC